In Nymphaea colorata isolate Beijing-Zhang1983 chromosome 13, ASM883128v2, whole genome shotgun sequence, one DNA window encodes the following:
- the LOC116266527 gene encoding serine/threonine-protein kinase-like protein CCR4, which yields MAHQNPLFLFFLVFLLSLTFFCFPSSASLSTVAVSQTSNDTIACALIPGDVNAISCYNYRQNQSFHLLPSVGFRAVAGGGGFVCALRISNSALICWDLRSSPARPRRVARGQLGIAALQVGWRGQVCALDSAENLSCWRWSGVNFTSPPPRLSSIAVGDQFLCGRRNGSNAVECYVTGLGGGWRSRDPPMLLVAAGMRHACGLVASTGKVECWSPVSSGTVYSVPDHTAYEFNQLALGDNWSCALRASNRTVACWRADGSRLLTPLDQVELLHLSAEGSVLCGVVSGNYSLICWNATEGRPGPQTSLALSYVLPGPCVSTCQSQVLPGSGNLCPAGWVICAPNDFLPNISTSPPPSIQSPPPPSPPAHRISRRNLAFVIVGSVGTAIGVASLACFLVTRFCGGMTCRVHDSGPIEQMPPAPGSQPSQASPPKSRPPQLGRLVSLGVGAKLEEFPLEMLVKVTNNFCASSRTGTGSFGSVYEAYLPDGRHVAIKRAEAPSPSSVYVRHYHQDNEHAFEAELAFLSRLNHKNLVQLIGFCEEETAELERVLVYEFMTNGSLHDHLHKRDDSRLHDWVFRIRVALDAARGIEYLHTYAVPPIIHRDIKSANILLDATWTAKVADFGLSLMGPADESGHLSLRAAGTVGYMDPEYYRLQQLTTKSDVYSFGVVLLELLTGYKAIHKVPDGSSPRNVVDFAVPFIVSDEIHQVLDRRLSPPTPYEIEAVTYVGYLAADCVSLEGKDRPSMTEVVSSLERALAACMRTPSGSRSQSFD from the coding sequence ATGGCTCACCAGAATCCTCTCTTCCTGTTCTTTCTCGTCTTCCTTCTGTCTTTGACCTTCTTCTGCTTCCCGTCTTCCgcctcactctccaccgtcgcCGTCTCTCAGACCTCCAACGACACAATCGCCTGCGCCTTGATTCCCGGCGACGTCAACGCCATCAGCTGCTACAACTACCGCcagaaccaaagcttccacctCCTCCCCAGCGTCGGTTTCCGCGCCGTCGCCGGCGGCGGCGGTTTCGTCTGCGCGCTCCGTATCTCCAATTCGGCCTTGATCTGCTGGGACCTGCGTAGTAGCCCTGCCAGGCCCAGGCGTGTCGCCCGCGGTCAGTTGGGGATTGCCGCTTTGCAAGTGGGCTGGAGGGGTCAAGTTTGCGCTCTCGATTCTGCTGAAAACCTCAGCTGCTGGCGGTGGAGCGGGGTCAATTTCACATCTCCACCGCCGCGGCTGTCCAGCATCGCCGTCGGGGACCAGTTCTTGTGCGGCCGGAGAAACGGTTCCAATGCGGTCGAGTGCTACGTCACAGGACTTGGAGGTGGCTGGCGCTCACGCGATCCTCCGATGCTGCTCGTGGCCGCCGGAATGCGGCATGCCTGCGGACTGGTGGCGAGTACAGGCAAGGTAGAGTGCTGGAGCCCGGTGAGCTCAGGAACTGTATATAGCGTGCCAGACCACACGGCTTACGAGTTCAACCAGCTCGCGCTCGGCGATAACTGGAGCTGCGCGCTCCGGGCAAGCAACAGAACTGTGGCCTGCTGGAGGGCCGACGGTTCCCGGCTGCTAACTCCTCTGGATCAGGTCGAGCTGCTTCATCTATCAGCAGAGGGCAGCGTGCTTTGCGGGGTCGTGTCCGGGAATTACTCGTTGATCTGCTGGAATGCTACGGAAGGGCGGCCCGGGCCTCAGACTTCTCTGGCATTAAGTTACGTCCTCCCCGGGCCATGCGTCTCCACGTGCCAGAGCCAGGTCCTGCCTGGTTCGGGCAACCTCTGTCCCGCCGGTTGGGTCATCTGCGCTCCAAATGATTTCCTACCAAATATCTCGACTTCGCCTCCACCGAGTATCCAGAGCCCACCTCCACCGAGTCCTCCTGCCCATCGTATATCTCGCCGGAATTTAGCGTTTGTAATAGTCGGGAGCGTCGGCACTGCCATTGGCGTGGCCTCTCTGGCGTGCTTCCTGGTTACGCGTTTCTGTGGGGGAATGACTTGCCGGGTCCATGATTCCGGGCCAATTGAGCAGATGCCGCCGGCGCCCGGGTCCCAGCCCAGCCAGGCGTCGCCACCAAAGTCCAGGCCTCCTCAGCTGGGCAGGCTGGTGAGCCTGGGAGTTGGGGCGAAGCTGGAGGAGTTCCCCCTGGAGATGCTGGTCAAGGTCACCAACAACTTCTGCGCCAGCAGCCGGACGGGAACCGGCAGCTTCGGTTCAGTCTACGAGGCCTACCTCCCGGACGGGCGGCACGTTGCCATCAAGCGCGCGGAGGCGCCGTCGCCGTCGTCGGTCTACGTCAGGCACTACCACCAGGACAACGAACACGCGTTCGAAGCCGAGCTCGCCTTCCTGTCACGGCTCAACCACAAGAACCTGGTCCAGCTGATCGGCTTCTGCGAGGAGGAGACGGCGGAGCTCGAGCGGGTGCTCGTCTACGAGTTCATGACCAATGGGTCCCTGCACGACCACCTGCACAAGAGGGACGACTCCCGGCTGCACGACTGGGTCTTCCGGATAAGGGTTGCGCTGGACGCGGCCAGGGGCATCGAGTACCTCCACACCTACGCCGTCCCGCCGATCATCCACCGGGACATCAAGTCGGCCAACATACTGCTGGACGCGACCTGGACGGCGAAGGTCGCGGACTTCGGGCTGTCGCTGATGGGGCCTGCCGACGAGTCCGGCCACCTCTCGCTCCGGGCGGCCGGCACGGTGGGTTACATGGACCCGGAGTACTACCGGCTCCAGCAATTGACCACGAAGAGCGACGTCTATAGCTTCGGCGTGGTGCTTCTCGAGCTGCTCACCGGGTACAAGGCGATACACAAGGTGCCAGACGGGTCGTCGCCGAGGAATGTGGTGGACTTCGCGGTGCCGTTCATCGTGTCGGATGAGATCCACCAGGTGCTGGACCGGAGGCTGTCGCCGCCGACGCCTTACGAGATCGAGGCCGTGACGTACGTGGGCTACTTGGCGGCCGACTGCGTGAGCCTGGAGGGAAAGGACCGGCCGTCGATGACGGAGGTGGTGAGCAGCCTGGAACGGGCGCTGGCCGCGTGCATGCGGACTCCCTCCGGGTCTAGAAGCCAGAGCTTTGACTGA